One Candidatus Glassbacteria bacterium DNA window includes the following coding sequences:
- the metE gene encoding 5-methyltetrahydropteroyltriglutamate--homocysteine S-methyltransferase translates to MLSSLQGFPRLGVQRELKFAVEAFWRGDISEDELERKSAALRRENYQFLNSAGLDMVPVGDFSYYDKMLDTIAMTGAVPARFPFAGQALDLERYFAMARGAKGDSGNVRPLSMLKWFNTNYHYMVPEFSERTTFKLAPDSLLALVDEALEQGVPAMPVLIGPLSFLLLGRGEDGFDTLNLLDSLLPVYRELLGKLAGRAVNWIQLDEPCFAADYGDSARAALAKACGELKSAAGEAKLVIQTYFDHVGPNYDTLTNLPVDGIGLDFVHGPENLELIRGKGFPADKTLFAGVVDGRNIWVCDPDAVLELVSGLGDAVGEDKLALSSSCSLMHVPVTMAGEDHLPREVQDSMAFAREKVSELTALARTVAGNASDSDRAVLDRSRRATEAAAGSALKNVPSVRERMNSLSDKDFSRSEPFETRIVKQNEKLGLPLFPTTTIGSFPQTREVRRLRARLRKGELTQEEYDRQIAKLVDDLVELQEEYGIDVLVHGEFERNDMVEYFGEQLEGYYFTRNGWVISYGSRGVKPPVIYGDVHRRGPMTVRWSEYAQSRTRKPMKGMLTGPVTMLNWSFVRSDIPRGDVCRQIALAIRDELTDLEKAGIGVVQVDEPALREGLPLQKDKQDAYLKWAVDAFRLSAGGADSSTQVHSHMCYSDFNTIIEQIEAMDADVISIENSRAGGQLLQVFRDRKYPNHIGPGVWDIHSPLVPTTAEMVEHLHQILEYLPPENVWVNPDCGLKTRGWEEVKPSLRNMVDAVRQLRREHGGNGAE, encoded by the coding sequence ATGCTTTCGAGTCTCCAGGGTTTCCCCAGGTTAGGCGTTCAACGCGAGTTGAAGTTTGCCGTGGAGGCCTTCTGGCGCGGGGATATTTCCGAAGACGAGTTGGAGCGGAAGAGCGCTGCATTGCGTCGTGAAAACTACCAATTTCTTAACTCCGCAGGCCTGGACATGGTGCCGGTGGGAGATTTCTCCTATTACGATAAAATGCTGGACACGATCGCCATGACCGGCGCCGTGCCGGCCAGGTTCCCGTTCGCCGGCCAGGCTCTGGACCTGGAGCGTTATTTCGCGATGGCCCGCGGCGCCAAAGGAGACTCCGGCAACGTGCGGCCGTTGAGCATGCTCAAATGGTTCAATACCAACTACCATTACATGGTCCCCGAATTTTCGGAGCGGACCACGTTCAAGCTGGCGCCGGATAGCCTGCTGGCCCTGGTGGACGAGGCACTGGAGCAGGGCGTTCCGGCTATGCCCGTGCTGATCGGTCCGCTGAGTTTCCTCCTGCTTGGCCGCGGAGAGGACGGATTCGATACCCTGAACCTGCTGGACAGCCTGCTGCCGGTCTACCGCGAACTGCTCGGAAAACTGGCGGGCCGCGCTGTAAACTGGATCCAGCTCGATGAACCCTGTTTCGCCGCCGATTATGGCGACAGTGCGCGCGCGGCGCTGGCCAAGGCCTGCGGCGAACTGAAAAGCGCGGCCGGCGAGGCGAAACTAGTGATCCAGACCTATTTCGATCACGTGGGACCCAACTACGATACGCTCACCAACCTGCCTGTCGACGGGATCGGGCTGGACTTCGTGCACGGGCCGGAAAACCTGGAGCTGATCCGCGGCAAGGGCTTTCCCGCGGACAAAACACTGTTCGCCGGTGTGGTCGACGGGCGCAATATCTGGGTCTGCGATCCGGACGCCGTGCTGGAACTGGTCAGCGGTCTTGGCGATGCAGTCGGCGAGGACAAGCTGGCGCTTTCCAGCAGCTGCTCGTTGATGCACGTGCCGGTCACGATGGCCGGTGAGGACCACCTGCCTCGGGAAGTCCAGGATTCGATGGCGTTCGCCCGCGAGAAAGTGTCCGAACTGACCGCCCTGGCCCGGACTGTGGCCGGGAACGCATCGGACAGCGACCGGGCCGTGCTGGATCGCAGCCGCCGGGCGACGGAGGCTGCCGCGGGCAGTGCGCTGAAAAACGTACCCTCCGTGCGCGAGCGGATGAACAGTCTCAGCGACAAGGATTTCAGCCGCAGCGAACCGTTCGAAACAAGGATCGTGAAACAGAACGAAAAGCTGGGCCTGCCGCTGTTCCCCACCACGACTATCGGTTCTTTCCCGCAGACCCGCGAGGTCAGGCGTCTGCGCGCCCGTCTGCGCAAGGGGGAGCTGACCCAGGAGGAATACGACAGGCAGATCGCTAAACTGGTGGACGACCTGGTGGAACTCCAGGAGGAATACGGTATCGATGTGCTGGTGCACGGTGAATTCGAGCGCAACGACATGGTGGAGTATTTCGGCGAGCAGCTCGAGGGCTATTATTTCACCCGCAACGGCTGGGTTATCTCCTACGGCAGCCGGGGTGTTAAGCCGCCGGTGATCTACGGCGACGTCCACCGTCGCGGGCCGATGACCGTGCGCTGGAGCGAGTATGCCCAGTCGCGCACCCGGAAGCCGATGAAAGGTATGCTCACCGGGCCGGTGACCATGCTCAACTGGTCGTTCGTGCGCTCGGACATTCCCCGCGGCGATGTCTGCCGGCAGATTGCGCTGGCGATACGAGATGAACTCACCGACCTGGAAAAAGCAGGAATCGGAGTGGTGCAGGTCGACGAACCGGCGCTGCGCGAGGGGCTGCCCCTGCAGAAGGACAAACAGGACGCCTATCTGAAATGGGCGGTCGATGCGTTCCGGCTTTCGGCCGGTGGAGCCGACTCATCCACTCAGGTCCACAGTCACATGTGCTACAGCGATTTTAACACTATTATCGAGCAGATCGAGGCCATGGACGCCGATGTGATCTCGATCGAGAACTCGCGGGCCGGAGGACAGCTGCTGCAGGTGTTCCGCGACCGTAAATACCCGAACCATATCGGCCCGGGCGTCTGGGATATCCACTCGCCGCTGGTGCCGACTACCGCCGAGATGGTGGAGCACTTGCATCAGATTCTGGAGTACCTTCCGCCCGAGAACGTGTGGGTCAATCCCGACTGCGGCCTGAAAACCAGGGGCTGGGAGGAAGTTAAGCCCAGCCTGCGCAACATGGTGGACGCGGTCAGGCAACTGCGCAGAGAGCACGGTGGAAACGGTGCGGAGTGA
- a CDS encoding glutamate--tRNA ligase, translating to MNDKKFRVRFAPSPTGLLHIGNARTAILNWLLAGRFGGQFILRIEDTDTERSTRQSEASILEDLRWLGLDWAEGPDTGGDFGPYRQSERKDTYRKLALQLVEQGVAYWCRLDDEQMEAWRRERLADGGQPVYRGHLSGPDRPGSDDDPASIRFRVPEGSSAWTDLAKGAIEVGNATISDFIILRSDGRPTYNFAVVADDLAMRISHVVRGDGHISNTPRQLMLYRALGARAPGFAHIPMILGPDGKLLSKRHGATSLAEYRRSGYLPQALINYLSLLSWSSPSGEEFLGVERIRSEIDFDRLGKSAAVFDPLKLRWLNGKHIRHLPEDRLAGLMAEFAGGARKSFDSRQWRLVVEACRDKLELLTDVTGRLEGFAGRSAPLEGENRELAAHPDARKVLEAMAGGLERVKGEIEPGQVKTLFKDVEEGTGVKGKLLYMPVRLALTGTPHGPDLPSVVSVIGAEKAAGLIRKTLSET from the coding sequence GTGAACGATAAAAAATTCAGGGTACGGTTCGCGCCATCGCCCACTGGACTGCTGCATATCGGCAACGCGCGTACGGCGATCCTGAACTGGCTGCTGGCCGGTCGGTTCGGCGGTCAGTTTATCCTGCGGATCGAGGACACCGACACCGAGCGCTCCACCCGCCAGAGTGAAGCCAGTATCCTCGAGGACCTCCGCTGGCTTGGCTTGGACTGGGCTGAGGGGCCGGATACGGGCGGCGATTTCGGCCCGTACCGCCAGAGCGAGCGCAAGGATACATACCGTAAGCTGGCGCTGCAGCTTGTTGAGCAGGGGGTTGCCTACTGGTGCCGGCTGGACGATGAGCAGATGGAAGCCTGGCGCAGGGAGCGGCTTGCTGACGGGGGCCAGCCGGTATACCGCGGGCACCTGAGCGGCCCGGACAGGCCCGGAAGCGATGATGATCCGGCCTCGATCCGTTTCCGCGTACCCGAAGGCTCCAGTGCCTGGACCGATCTGGCCAAAGGCGCGATCGAGGTGGGAAACGCCACGATTTCCGATTTCATCATCCTGCGCTCAGACGGCCGGCCGACATATAATTTCGCTGTCGTGGCCGACGATCTGGCGATGAGGATCAGCCACGTCGTGCGCGGCGACGGGCATATCAGCAACACTCCGCGCCAGTTGATGCTTTACCGGGCGCTGGGCGCCCGGGCGCCCGGTTTCGCCCATATCCCGATGATCCTCGGCCCCGACGGCAAGCTGTTGAGCAAGCGCCACGGGGCCACCAGCCTCGCCGAGTACCGCCGCTCGGGTTATCTCCCCCAGGCACTGATCAATTACCTCAGCCTGCTGAGCTGGTCGTCGCCCTCGGGCGAGGAGTTCCTTGGAGTGGAGCGGATCCGCTCCGAGATCGATTTCGACCGGCTGGGTAAGAGCGCGGCTGTGTTCGATCCACTAAAACTGCGCTGGCTTAACGGCAAGCATATCAGGCATCTTCCAGAAGACAGGCTGGCCGGGCTGATGGCCGAATTCGCCGGCGGTGCCCGGAAAAGTTTCGACAGCCGCCAGTGGCGGTTAGTGGTGGAAGCCTGCCGGGACAAGCTGGAATTGCTGACCGATGTAACGGGGCGGTTGGAGGGTTTTGCCGGCCGGAGCGCGCCCCTGGAGGGCGAGAACCGGGAGCTGGCCGCTCACCCCGACGCCCGCAAGGTGCTGGAGGCGATGGCCGGCGGCCTGGAGCGGGTTAAGGGTGAAATTGAGCCCGGGCAAGTCAAGACCCTGTTCAAGGATGTTGAGGAGGGCACCGGAGTTAAAGGCAAGCTGCTGTACATGCCGGTCCGGCTGGCGTTGACCGGGACCCCCCACGGCCCCGACCTGCCGTCGGTGGTCAGCGTAATCGGAGCGGAAAAGGCCGCCGGATTGATCCGTAAAACCTTGAGCGAGACATGA
- a CDS encoding DedA family protein, producing MAAVPPWLIYVLLMTTSALENIFPPFPGDTITVFGAYLAGRGMLAPLPVFLFTAAGNLGSNILLYYIGISRGREFIIRHKRLFHHDLLARVALFYRKWGQLAIFFSRFLVGLRSVVPLFAGVSRFKARKFIVPVACSIVVQHGLLVWLGYSLGRRWEFIKSLLREVNLGLGLAAAAVVVGIFFWFRSVRRHRAQRLARRNGNGTK from the coding sequence GTGGCAGCGGTCCCGCCCTGGCTGATTTACGTTCTGCTGATGACCACCTCGGCGCTGGAGAACATCTTCCCGCCCTTCCCCGGAGATACGATCACGGTATTCGGTGCGTACCTGGCCGGACGAGGGATGCTTGCGCCGCTGCCTGTGTTTCTGTTTACCGCCGCGGGCAATCTGGGCAGTAATATCCTGCTCTATTACATCGGTATCAGCCGTGGCCGGGAATTTATCATCCGGCATAAAAGGTTGTTCCACCATGACTTGCTGGCCCGGGTAGCCCTGTTTTACCGTAAGTGGGGCCAGCTTGCGATTTTTTTCAGCCGTTTTCTGGTGGGCCTGCGCTCGGTTGTGCCCCTGTTCGCGGGTGTGAGCAGGTTCAAGGCGCGTAAGTTCATTGTCCCGGTGGCCTGCTCGATCGTGGTTCAGCACGGCCTGCTGGTCTGGCTGGGGTATTCGCTGGGACGGCGCTGGGAGTTTATCAAGTCATTGCTGCGGGAAGTGAACCTGGGGCTGGGCTTGGCGGCGGCGGCGGTAGTTGTGGGCATCTTTTTCTGGTTTCGCAGCGTTCGCCGTCACCGGGCACAGCGCCTGGCCCGGCGCAACGGGAACGGAACAAAATAA
- a CDS encoding 2-C-methyl-D-erythritol 2,4-cyclodiphosphate synthase, with the protein MSKSKAKKLPPCAAVIAAGGRGLRMGGDIRKQFIRIGGASILQHSFRPFLALPEVVRIVVALPGDTLENFSPELNERERGIVHLAEGGETRQQSVYNALATLEDSGAKLVAIHDAARPLVNPELVRRTFEVADEFGCAMLCASMRDTVKRGEGGVVAGTLDRENLWLAQTPQTFRLKLILDAHRRARREGVEATDDAALCERFGHEVRIVPGDHGNIKLTAEADLDFVRWKLEGPMTGLPFRIGEGYDLHRLERGRRLIIGGVEIPYEFGLAGHSDADVLLHAITDALLGAAAAGDIGRLFPDDDPEYKDADSAVLLRRAAAKVAALGWIPVNLDATVIAQRPRLAPHMEKIRARIAGILEMDLAAVNVKAKTNEGVGPVGREEAVAARAVVLVGGEAKDS; encoded by the coding sequence ATGAGTAAATCCAAAGCGAAAAAACTGCCGCCTTGCGCGGCGGTGATCGCCGCCGGGGGCAGGGGCCTGCGCATGGGCGGCGACATCCGCAAGCAGTTTATCCGGATCGGCGGGGCGAGTATCCTGCAGCACAGTTTCCGCCCGTTCCTGGCGCTGCCGGAAGTTGTCAGGATTGTCGTGGCTTTGCCGGGCGACACGCTGGAAAATTTCAGCCCTGAACTGAATGAGCGCGAGCGTGGAATCGTCCATCTGGCCGAGGGCGGCGAAACCAGGCAGCAGTCGGTGTACAACGCTCTCGCAACGCTGGAGGACAGCGGCGCCAAGCTGGTCGCAATCCATGATGCGGCCCGTCCGCTGGTAAACCCGGAGCTTGTCCGCCGCACGTTCGAGGTGGCCGACGAGTTTGGTTGCGCGATGCTCTGCGCCTCGATGCGCGATACGGTTAAGCGCGGCGAGGGCGGCGTGGTTGCCGGCACATTGGACCGGGAGAACCTGTGGCTGGCCCAGACTCCGCAGACATTCCGCCTCAAGCTGATCCTGGACGCTCACCGTCGGGCGCGGCGGGAGGGAGTCGAGGCCACCGACGACGCGGCGCTTTGCGAGAGGTTCGGCCACGAGGTCAGGATCGTACCGGGCGACCACGGGAATATCAAGCTGACCGCAGAGGCGGACCTGGACTTTGTCCGCTGGAAACTGGAGGGGCCGATGACGGGTCTGCCGTTCAGGATTGGCGAGGGCTATGACCTCCACCGCCTGGAGCGGGGCCGTCGGCTGATAATCGGCGGTGTGGAAATTCCTTACGAGTTCGGGCTGGCCGGCCACAGCGACGCCGACGTGCTGCTGCACGCAATCACCGACGCGCTGCTGGGAGCGGCCGCCGCCGGGGATATCGGCCGGCTGTTCCCCGACGACGATCCCGAATATAAAGACGCGGACAGCGCGGTGCTGCTGCGGCGGGCAGCCGCAAAAGTGGCCGCTCTCGGCTGGATACCGGTCAATCTGGACGCGACTGTTATCGCCCAGCGGCCCAGGCTAGCACCTCACATGGAAAAAATCAGGGCCAGGATCGCCGGTATCCTGGAGATGGATCTCGCAGCGGTGAATGTCAAGGCCAAGACCAACGAGGGTGTCGGGCCGGTAGGGCGGGAGGAGGCTGTGGCCGCACGGGCTGTGGTACTGGTCGGCGGGGAAGCCAAAGATTCTTAA
- the radA gene encoding DNA repair protein RadA, which translates to MAKTRTRYECTSCAASFAKWQGRCSNCGDWDSLVERVVQNSGPSRQPSHRVGNGAAGPGGAVLLAEVIRGGGGEPPRLRSGIGELDHILGGGLVPGSLLLLGGDPGIGKSTLMLQLAGRLADGGGRVLYLSGEESASQIAMRARRLGVDGGDGLKLITETCFETVEQVLERDRPDVLIVDSIQTVYVSALDSIPGSVSQVRETAAGFLRLAKSGGVTVILVGHVTKDGSIAGPRLLEHMVDTVLYFEGEGSQTHRILRVVKNRFGSTNEIGLFRMSGSGLEEVSDLSGYFLEGRTEGAPGSAVVCTMEGTRPLLVEVQALVTPTGYGTAQRVSTGYDSRRLAIMLAILEKRLGLPLSSHDVFVNVAGGLRLVEPAADLGICLGLFSALRDKPLDPRAVFAGEVGLGGELRSVGHMQRRCAEAAKLGFGRIVCPPVRDEDGGGGRIEVSSCDRLAEAVREALAPDSARDA; encoded by the coding sequence ATGGCTAAAACAAGAACCAGATACGAATGCACCTCCTGCGCAGCATCGTTCGCCAAATGGCAGGGCCGCTGTTCCAACTGCGGAGACTGGGACAGCCTGGTTGAACGCGTGGTCCAGAACTCCGGCCCCTCCCGCCAGCCGTCGCACAGGGTCGGTAATGGCGCTGCCGGGCCGGGAGGCGCGGTGCTGCTGGCCGAGGTGATCAGGGGCGGCGGGGGCGAACCTCCCAGGTTACGCTCCGGGATCGGCGAACTGGACCATATCCTCGGCGGCGGACTCGTGCCGGGATCTCTCCTGCTGCTGGGCGGCGATCCGGGGATCGGCAAGAGTACGCTGATGCTCCAGCTCGCCGGGCGGCTGGCCGACGGTGGCGGCAGGGTGCTCTATCTCTCGGGAGAGGAGAGCGCGAGCCAGATCGCCATGCGTGCCCGCAGGTTGGGAGTCGATGGAGGAGATGGGCTGAAGCTGATCACCGAGACCTGTTTCGAGACTGTGGAGCAGGTGCTGGAGCGCGACCGTCCCGACGTGCTGATTGTCGACTCGATCCAGACGGTCTATGTCTCCGCCCTGGACTCGATCCCCGGCAGTGTCTCGCAAGTGCGTGAGACAGCGGCCGGATTCCTCCGGCTGGCCAAGAGCGGCGGGGTGACAGTGATCCTTGTCGGCCATGTCACCAAGGACGGCTCGATTGCCGGCCCCCGTCTGCTGGAGCACATGGTGGACACCGTACTCTATTTCGAGGGCGAGGGCAGCCAGACCCACCGCATCCTGCGCGTGGTCAAGAACCGGTTCGGCTCCACCAACGAGATCGGCCTGTTTCGCATGAGCGGCTCCGGTCTGGAAGAGGTGAGCGACCTGAGCGGCTATTTCCTGGAGGGCCGCACCGAGGGAGCGCCCGGCTCGGCGGTGGTCTGCACCATGGAGGGTACCCGCCCGCTGCTGGTGGAGGTCCAGGCGCTGGTAACGCCCACGGGCTACGGGACCGCCCAGCGAGTCAGCACCGGTTACGACAGCCGCCGCCTGGCGATCATGCTCGCGATTCTCGAAAAACGGCTGGGTCTGCCGCTTTCGAGCCATGACGTGTTTGTCAATGTCGCCGGCGGCCTTCGGCTGGTGGAACCGGCCGCCGACCTGGGTATCTGCCTGGGACTTTTCAGCGCCCTGCGTGACAAGCCGCTCGACCCGCGGGCGGTGTTCGCCGGCGAGGTCGGCCTGGGCGGTGAACTGCGTTCGGTGGGACACATGCAGCGGCGTTGCGCGGAGGCCGCCAAGCTGGGATTCGGCAGGATAGTCTGCCCGCCGGTGCGTGATGAGGACGGTGGGGGCGGACGCATTGAAGTTTCCTCCTGCGACCGTCTGGCCGAGGCTGTCCGGGAAGCCCTGGCGCCGGATTCCGCACGCGATGCTTGA
- a CDS encoding MCE family protein has translation MDSRSRETIIVGVVVVAAFAVVLWTVFFLRGYLSSQDKVNYSAGYEQVGLLKVGDNVTVAGVPVGRVRSIFLEGRQAVVNFTVGSGIALYENSVALIDASDVFGEAYLQLEINDGAPIRPGARIRGDLAPGLRDLIKEGVVVAQRSNLLLADASRLINRIDSLLGPGGTFNRTLDNVEQLTKNGLEFSERFDSYGRLLEETMASLDSAAVRIRRAVDENQDDISTVLAKLKSTSARLDTMLVAIEDGRGTLGRLMRDERLYEDLRATTLEARNLIREFREQPDKFINISPF, from the coding sequence ATGGATTCCCGCAGCAGGGAAACGATAATTGTCGGTGTGGTGGTGGTGGCTGCATTTGCGGTCGTGCTCTGGACAGTGTTCTTCCTGAGGGGCTATCTCTCCAGTCAGGACAAGGTTAACTACAGTGCGGGCTACGAGCAGGTGGGTCTGCTGAAAGTCGGCGATAACGTGACTGTCGCCGGTGTGCCGGTGGGGCGAGTGCGGTCGATTTTCCTGGAGGGCAGGCAGGCGGTGGTAAATTTCACGGTGGGCAGCGGTATCGCGCTTTATGAAAACTCCGTAGCCCTGATCGATGCCTCCGACGTGTTCGGCGAGGCCTACCTTCAACTCGAAATCAACGATGGCGCACCGATCCGTCCCGGCGCGAGGATCAGAGGTGATCTGGCGCCCGGGCTGCGCGATCTGATCAAGGAGGGCGTGGTGGTGGCTCAGCGCTCGAACCTGCTGCTGGCCGACGCCAGCAGGCTGATCAACCGGATCGACAGCCTGCTGGGGCCGGGAGGCACGTTCAACCGCACTCTCGATAACGTGGAGCAGCTCACCAAAAACGGACTCGAGTTCAGTGAGCGGTTCGACAGCTACGGCCGCCTGCTGGAGGAAACCATGGCCTCGCTCGATTCCGCCGCCGTCAGGATCCGCCGTGCCGTGGATGAAAATCAGGACGATATCTCAACTGTGCTCGCCAAGCTGAAAAGCACCTCGGCCAGGCTGGATACCATGCTGGTGGCAATCGAGGACGGCCGCGGGACGCTGGGCAGGCTGATGCGGGACGAGCGGCTCTACGAAGACCTTCGCGCGACCACGCTCGAAGCGCGCAACCTGATCCGCGAATTCCGCGAACAGCCCGACAAGTTTATTAATATTTCGCCGTTTTGA
- a CDS encoding ABC transporter ATP-binding protein: MPDSDTILQLVNVRKDLGNQRVLDGLNLSVMHGETLVIMGRSGSGKSVILKHMVGLMRPDDGEIFFDGRRLDVMERHQLREVRKRMGMLFQSSALFDSMSVGENISLGLRKHTRLSAAEIELVVEEKLNLVGLAGTSAKMPAELSGGMRKRVGLARAIAMDPELVFYDEPTTGLDPITADSINELILDTRESLGVTAVVVTHEVANALKVGTRICLLDGGRIVYEGTPGEVRRTDHPLMDKFLAGTAGRAEA, encoded by the coding sequence ATGCCCGACAGCGATACGATTCTTCAACTGGTGAACGTCCGCAAGGACTTGGGGAACCAGCGTGTGCTGGATGGCCTGAATCTCAGCGTGATGCACGGTGAAACCTTGGTAATCATGGGCCGTAGCGGCTCCGGCAAGAGCGTGATCCTCAAGCACATGGTCGGCCTGATGCGGCCCGACGACGGCGAGATTTTTTTCGACGGCCGCCGGCTGGACGTGATGGAGCGCCATCAGTTGAGGGAAGTACGCAAGCGGATGGGCATGCTGTTCCAGAGCTCGGCGCTGTTCGACTCGATGAGCGTGGGCGAGAATATCTCCCTGGGCCTGCGCAAGCATACACGGCTGAGTGCGGCGGAGATAGAGCTGGTGGTGGAGGAAAAACTGAACCTGGTGGGACTCGCCGGCACCTCCGCCAAAATGCCCGCCGAACTCTCGGGCGGGATGCGCAAGCGGGTCGGCCTGGCCCGCGCAATCGCGATGGACCCGGAGTTAGTGTTCTACGACGAGCCGACCACCGGCCTGGACCCGATCACCGCCGATTCGATCAACGAACTGATTCTCGATACCCGCGAAAGCCTGGGAGTCACCGCTGTCGTGGTTACCCATGAGGTGGCCAACGCGCTCAAGGTGGGGACCAGGATCTGTCTGCTCGACGGCGGCCGGATTGTCTATGAGGGTACGCCCGGCGAGGTCCGCCGTACGGATCATCCGCTGATGGATAAGTTCCTGGCCGGAACGGCCGGCCGGGCCGAAGCCTGA
- a CDS encoding ABC transporter permease yields MIRIGVDSLPLVAVTSLFTGMVLAVQTSYQIEEYVPRIFIAAAVAKATIIELGPVITALVLSGRVGASIAAELGTMRVTEQIDALETMAFDPVQFLLLPRFFAGLVMMPVIVTYGCLIAISGGWAVCVYYLGMSSTAFLEGMRQFVYPYDIYSGLFKSFVFGGTITMVGCYYGFCARKGAAGVGLATTRSVVTNCLLILVFDYFLAMLMFPAG; encoded by the coding sequence ATGATTCGGATCGGAGTGGACAGCCTGCCCCTGGTGGCTGTCACCAGCCTGTTCACCGGGATGGTGCTGGCCGTGCAGACCAGCTATCAGATCGAGGAATACGTCCCACGGATTTTTATCGCCGCGGCGGTGGCCAAGGCCACGATTATCGAACTCGGACCCGTTATCACCGCCCTGGTTCTTTCCGGCCGGGTGGGAGCTTCGATAGCCGCGGAACTCGGCACCATGCGAGTTACCGAGCAGATCGACGCGCTGGAAACGATGGCGTTCGACCCGGTGCAGTTCCTCCTGCTGCCGCGCTTTTTCGCCGGGCTGGTGATGATGCCGGTGATAGTCACCTACGGCTGCCTGATCGCGATCTCCGGCGGCTGGGCGGTCTGTGTCTATTACCTGGGTATGTCCAGCACAGCTTTCCTGGAGGGCATGCGCCAGTTCGTCTACCCCTACGACATCTACAGCGGGCTGTTCAAGTCGTTCGTGTTCGGCGGTACGATTACGATGGTGGGTTGCTACTACGGCTTCTGCGCCCGCAAGGGCGCGGCGGGTGTGGGTCTGGCCACCACCCGCAGCGTGGTGACCAACTGCCTGCTGATCCTGGTGTTCGATTATTTCCTGGCAATGCTGATGTTTCCCGCGGGGTGA
- the dnaB gene encoding replicative DNA helicase, whose amino-acid sequence MAEQLDRKIPFAQDAEASVLGAMLMDREAIGTVVQMLDPGCFYLEPHRLLFTAIMALYEKSVEVDPVTLSDQLKKDGALEEVGGLQFIYDIAGSVPTAANITFHARIVREKTMLRKLIESCTAIIQESYTPVEDVDNLIDKAEERIFNIQDFRLQDGFSSVKDLIHDIINDLEIRSQSKDSMTGVPTGFVDLDHLTVGLQPSDLIIIAGRPSMGKTAFSLNVALSLAMGTAEHPEPVPVAVFSLEMSKTQIVQRMLCTLARVNNNRMRRAKLTDLEWHNLNKAANRLFEAPIYIDDTPAMSVLEMRAKARRLFKQEGIGLLIVDYMQLMRTTGRIESRQQEVSLISRSLKALAKELNVPVMAMSQLSRAVEGRTDQKPKLADLRESGAIEQDADMVIFIFRPEEADIPDLDGQSTEGLALILLEKNRNGPTGKVELNFIKEFTRFENRSRRQELEQGT is encoded by the coding sequence ATTGCCGAGCAGCTGGACCGCAAGATACCGTTCGCCCAGGACGCGGAAGCCAGCGTGCTGGGGGCGATGTTGATGGACCGCGAGGCGATCGGCACGGTCGTGCAGATGCTCGATCCGGGATGTTTTTATCTCGAACCCCATCGCCTCCTGTTTACGGCGATCATGGCGCTCTACGAAAAATCAGTCGAGGTCGACCCGGTAACGCTCTCCGACCAGCTCAAGAAGGACGGCGCGCTGGAGGAAGTGGGCGGGTTGCAGTTCATCTATGATATCGCCGGCAGCGTGCCGACCGCGGCCAATATCACTTTCCACGCCCGGATCGTCCGCGAAAAGACGATGCTGCGCAAGCTTATCGAAAGCTGCACGGCGATCATCCAGGAGTCCTATACGCCTGTCGAGGATGTCGACAACCTGATCGACAAAGCCGAGGAGCGGATATTCAACATCCAGGACTTCCGGCTCCAGGATGGATTCAGCTCGGTCAAGGACCTGATCCACGACATCATCAACGATCTCGAGATCCGCTCCCAGAGCAAGGACTCGATGACCGGGGTGCCCACCGGTTTTGTCGACCTCGACCACCTCACGGTGGGCCTGCAGCCCTCGGACCTGATTATTATCGCCGGCCGCCCCAGTATGGGCAAAACCGCGTTCAGCCTCAATGTGGCCCTGTCGCTGGCGATGGGCACCGCCGAGCACCCCGAGCCGGTCCCGGTGGCGGTGTTCAGCCTGGAGATGAGCAAGACCCAGATTGTCCAGCGCATGCTCTGCACCCTGGCGCGGGTCAACAACAACAGGATGCGCCGCGCCAAACTGACCGATCTCGAATGGCACAACCTCAATAAGGCGGCCAACCGCCTGTTCGAGGCCCCGATCTATATCGACGACACCCCGGCGATGAGCGTGCTGGAGATGCGCGCCAAGGCCAGGAGGCTGTTCAAGCAGGAGGGGATCGGCCTGCTGATTGTCGATTATATGCAGCTGATGCGCACCACCGGCCGGATCGAGAGCCGCCAGCAGGAGGTCAGCCTGATCAGCCGCTCGCTCAAGGCGCTGGCCAAGGAGCTGAACGTACCGGTGATGGCCATGAGCCAGCTCTCCCGCGCCGTGGAGGGCCGCACCGACCAGAAACCCAAGCTGGCCGACCTTCGCGAGTCCGGCGCTATCGAGCAGGACGCGGACATGGTGATATTCATTTTCCGTCCCGAAGAGGCGGATATCCCGGATCTTGATGGCCAGAGCACCGAGGGCCTGGCCCTGATTCTCCTGGAAAAAAACCGGAACGGCCCGACTGGAAAGGTCGAGCTGAATTTCATCAAGGAATTTACCAGGTTCGAGAACCGTTCGCGGCGGCAGGAACTGGAACAGGGGACCTGA